From Rutidosis leptorrhynchoides isolate AG116_Rl617_1_P2 chromosome 3, CSIRO_AGI_Rlap_v1, whole genome shotgun sequence, a single genomic window includes:
- the LOC139896859 gene encoding beta-glucuronosyltransferase GlcAT14A gives MGNEKKWLFTLFFAAFISLLLFISSICGFNSSYTFTSHKPYSAVHRGRGYPPAFAYYISGSHGDVDRVFRLLLAVYHPRNRYLLHIGTEGTEDERLRLSSLVKSVPAIRVFENVDVIGKPDATTYMGASNIAAILRAAAIFLKMDGDWDWFITLSALDYPLITQDDLSHAFSSISRDANFVDHTSDLGWKEDQRMRPIVVDPGLYLARRTQIFRATEKRPLPNAFKVFTGSPWVILSRPFLEYCIFAWDNLPRTLLMYVNNMILAQEVYFHTVICNTPEFKNTTINADLRFMVWDNPPKMEPLFLDKSNFDQMVQSGAAFARQFAKNDPVLDMVDSKILKRSGNRAAPGAWCTARKSWFVDPCSQWDDVNVLRPGNQVKKFAESLKTMVDDSTLESNQCK, from the exons ATGGGAAATGAAAAGAAATGGCTGTTTACACTGTTTTTCGCAGCATTCATTTCCTTACTATTATTTATCTCATCGATCTGTGGTTTCAATTCATCATACACATTCACTTCACATAAACCATATTCCGCCGTACACCGTGGCCGCGGCTACCCGCCGGCGTTCGCTTATTACATTTCCGGCAGCCATGGTGACGTGGACAGAGTATTTAGGTTGTTATTGGCAGTGTATCATCCGAGAAATAGGTATTTATTACATATAGGAACTGAAGGTACTGAAGATGAACGGTTGAGATTGAGTTCGTTGGTGAAATCGGTTCCTGCAATTAGGGTTTTTGAAAATGTTGATGTAATTGGGAAACCTGATGCTACTACTTATATGGGTGCGAGTAATATTGCGGCGATCTTACGTGCTGCTGCGATTTTTTTGAAAATGGATGGTGATTGGGATTGGTTTATTACTCTTAGTGCATTGGATTATCCTTTGATTACACAAGATG ATTTATCTCATGCATTCTCGTCTATTAGCAGAGATGCCAATTTTGTTGATCATACTAGTGACCTCGGATGGAAAGA GGATCAACGTATGCGGCCGATCGTGGTTGATCCAGGTCTTTACTTAGCAAGGCGAACTCAAATATTTCGTGCGACCGAAAAACGCCCATTGCCTAACGCCTTTAAAGTTTTCACAG GATCTCCATGGGTGATTTTGAGTCGGCCGTTTCTTGAATACTGCATCTTTGCATGGGATAATCTCCCTCGAACGCTCTTAATGTATGTTAACAACATGATTTTGGCTCAAGAAGTCTACTTTCATACAGTAATTTGTAACACACCCGAGTTCAAAAACACAACCATTAACGCGGATCTAAGGTTCATGGTCTGGGACAACCCTCCTAAAATGGAGCCACTTTTTCTTGACAAGTCAAACTTTGACCAAATGGTTCAAAGTGGCGCTGCTTTTGCAAGACAGTTTGCGAAAAACGACCCAGTACTTGACATGGTTGATAGCAAAATCTTGAAACGAAGTGGTAACCGAGCCGCCCCAGGTGCATGGTGCACCGCAAGAAAAAGCTGGTTTGTGGACCCGTGTTCACAATGGGATGATGTAAACGTTTTGAGACCGGGAAATCAAGTCAAGAAGTTTGCGGAATCGTTAAAAACCATGGTAGATGATTCAACATTAGAATCAAATCAATGCAAATGA